In Hahella sp. KA22, one genomic interval encodes:
- a CDS encoding YraN family protein, which translates to MPFKRLIKSIDIGRAAESQAENFARAQGLTIIERNFRCKGGEIDLIAKHGEHLVFIEVRHRSSDKFGSAAESITQKKQQRIILAANIYLQKKGLTNMPCRFDAIVGNLKSNTGFQWIPDAFSCW; encoded by the coding sequence ATGCCCTTTAAGCGCCTGATCAAGTCTATTGATATTGGCCGCGCAGCAGAAAGCCAAGCGGAGAATTTCGCACGCGCTCAAGGACTCACTATCATTGAGCGCAACTTTCGCTGCAAAGGAGGAGAGATTGACCTCATCGCCAAACACGGCGAGCACTTGGTATTTATAGAAGTGCGCCACAGAAGCAGCGATAAGTTTGGCAGCGCAGCAGAATCTATTACTCAAAAAAAGCAGCAACGCATTATCCTTGCCGCAAACATATACCTTCAGAAGAAAGGTTTAACAAACATGCCATGCCGATTTGATGCTATCGTGGGAAACCTCAAATCAAACACCGGCTTTCAATGGATACCAGACGCATTTAGCTGCTGGTGA
- a CDS encoding phosphoheptose isomerase, protein MNSIERIIHLFEESIKAKQVSAQSLPPLIEAAGQLMVHALLSDHKILSCGNGGSAGDAQHFSSELLNRFERERPSLPAVALTTDTSTLTSIANDYSYNEVFSKQIRALGSEGDVLLAISTSGNSANVIQAIQAAHDRGMRVAALTGKDGGNMASLLQAEDVEIRVPMTSTARIQEVHLLTIHTLCDYIDREIFGPID, encoded by the coding sequence ATGAACAGTATTGAACGCATCATCCACCTCTTCGAAGAAAGCATTAAAGCGAAGCAAGTTTCCGCTCAATCACTCCCCCCACTGATTGAGGCGGCAGGCCAGTTGATGGTTCACGCTCTTCTTAGCGATCACAAAATTCTCTCCTGCGGCAATGGCGGCTCCGCTGGAGATGCGCAACACTTCTCCTCAGAACTGCTAAACCGCTTTGAGCGTGAGCGCCCCAGCCTACCTGCAGTTGCTCTGACGACTGACACCTCGACGCTGACATCCATCGCTAACGACTACAGCTACAATGAAGTATTCTCCAAGCAGATCCGCGCCCTAGGCTCTGAGGGGGACGTGCTTTTGGCTATTTCCACAAGTGGCAATTCTGCGAACGTGATTCAAGCGATACAGGCAGCCCATGACAGAGGGATGAGAGTGGCTGCTTTGACGGGAAAAGATGGCGGAAACATGGCTTCCTTACTCCAGGCTGAAGATGTTGAAATCCGAGTTCCAATGACATCCACCGCACGTATCCAGGAAGTACACCTGCTAACCATTCATACTCTTTGCGACTACATCGACCGCGAAATTTTTGGCCCAATCGACTAA
- a CDS encoding ClpXP protease specificity-enhancing factor — protein MTPSRPYLLRALNEWILDNHLTPYVVVDASLQGVDVPRDFVSNGQIVLNISPQAVRGLNIGNDYLEFSARFGGVPRQVSVPIMAVLAIYAKENGQGMVFGSEPGGAPEPPSNKGKPGSSPTPPPKGGGRDGSKPSLKIVK, from the coding sequence ATGACTCCCAGTCGTCCCTATTTGTTGCGAGCTCTGAACGAGTGGATTCTTGATAATCATCTAACGCCTTATGTGGTTGTGGATGCGTCGCTTCAGGGCGTAGATGTGCCACGTGACTTTGTGAGCAACGGCCAAATTGTGCTTAACATCAGTCCACAAGCCGTGCGCGGTTTGAACATAGGTAATGATTATCTTGAGTTTAGCGCTCGTTTTGGCGGCGTGCCGCGTCAAGTGTCCGTTCCGATAATGGCGGTATTGGCGATATACGCGAAGGAAAACGGTCAGGGCATGGTCTTCGGTTCTGAGCCGGGCGGAGCGCCTGAGCCGCCTAGCAATAAAGGTAAGCCGGGATCTTCTCCAACGCCTCCACCGAAAGGCGGAGGGCGAGATGGCTCAAAACCGAGCTTGAAGATAGTTAAGTAA
- a CDS encoding penicillin-binding protein activator, with the protein MQRKHNYPLHVLLLTLLLSFLSGCEGLPVKGGDSSSQGATSQDEAERELQLAQNTLPPEQANHKLKALDIYLARGDHANAQKVVDSINSTTLTLPQMEQYIILGATLALEQNRPDQALSYFNAAPSGAFASRPVDIQLRANELHAKALMATGSSLDAAQLLVYASGLYTGEEYWHVLDDAWNALRATPSLELSRALETAQDYDWRGWLELITAVRQNQFSLEMQLAALKSWRQQWADHPAAKRLPAELKMLAELPNERPSKIALLAPLSGNLAKAGEAIRDGFLAAYYQDINSSESNGQGPEIQIIDSGSIENIADLYLSLQLEGYDLIIGPLEKEAVAQLAGFPELDPPVLALNYLDEGVTPPPGMYQYGLAAEDEVRQIARKLMSEGKRGVAVIYPDSPWAIKLASVLDREYEAANLPLPIPYKYVEGENYSDGIAHLLQINASKQRARKLKSVAGKFEYEPRRRQDIDAIIMISTPYVARQLKPLLLFHYASDLPVYATSQIYGGVPQPDKDHDLNGIHFTETPWLLSQSLPLKQDIRYVADTTRYERLYAMGADAYTIAPRLSLMRQFPDSQIQGATGNLFMNDAQQIRRILEWAIFERGVAKAELNSPEPISQ; encoded by the coding sequence ATGCAGCGAAAACATAATTATCCATTGCACGTCCTGCTTTTAACATTACTCCTGTCTTTTTTAAGCGGCTGTGAGGGCTTACCCGTCAAAGGCGGCGACTCCAGCTCGCAAGGCGCAACTTCTCAGGACGAAGCGGAAAGAGAGCTCCAGCTTGCTCAAAATACGCTACCGCCCGAGCAGGCCAACCATAAATTAAAAGCGCTGGACATTTACCTGGCGCGAGGCGACCACGCAAACGCACAAAAAGTGGTGGACTCCATCAATTCCACCACCCTGACCCTGCCCCAAATGGAACAGTATATTATCCTCGGCGCCACACTGGCCCTGGAGCAGAACCGACCAGACCAAGCCCTTTCTTATTTCAACGCAGCCCCATCAGGCGCTTTCGCCAGCCGACCAGTGGACATTCAGCTTCGCGCCAATGAATTGCACGCCAAAGCGCTTATGGCGACAGGCTCTTCATTGGACGCCGCACAGCTCCTTGTTTACGCATCAGGCCTCTATACTGGAGAAGAGTATTGGCATGTACTGGATGACGCTTGGAACGCCTTGCGCGCCACGCCCAGCTTGGAGCTGAGCCGCGCGCTGGAAACAGCGCAAGACTATGACTGGCGCGGCTGGCTTGAACTGATTACCGCCGTACGCCAAAACCAGTTCAGCCTGGAAATGCAACTGGCGGCCCTGAAAAGCTGGCGCCAGCAATGGGCCGATCATCCCGCAGCAAAAAGACTCCCCGCCGAACTCAAGATGCTCGCAGAGCTGCCCAATGAGCGCCCCAGCAAAATCGCACTGCTGGCGCCGCTAAGCGGCAATCTGGCCAAAGCAGGGGAAGCTATTCGCGACGGCTTCCTGGCGGCCTACTACCAGGATATCAACAGCAGCGAGAGCAACGGACAAGGACCGGAAATTCAAATTATAGACTCAGGCTCTATCGAAAATATCGCCGACCTCTATCTCTCGTTGCAGCTGGAAGGCTACGACCTGATTATTGGCCCACTGGAGAAAGAGGCCGTCGCCCAGCTCGCAGGATTCCCCGAACTTGATCCCCCTGTGCTCGCATTGAATTACCTGGACGAAGGCGTCACTCCACCTCCCGGCATGTACCAATACGGGCTGGCCGCCGAAGACGAAGTTCGCCAAATAGCCAGAAAGCTGATGTCGGAAGGAAAACGCGGCGTCGCAGTGATTTATCCTGACTCGCCATGGGCGATAAAACTCGCCAGCGTACTGGACAGAGAATATGAAGCAGCCAACCTACCTTTACCCATCCCATACAAATATGTAGAGGGCGAAAACTATTCAGACGGTATCGCCCATCTGCTGCAGATCAACGCAAGCAAGCAAAGAGCCAGAAAGCTGAAGTCAGTTGCTGGTAAATTTGAGTATGAGCCGCGCCGCCGACAGGACATTGATGCGATCATCATGATCTCTACGCCTTATGTGGCCAGACAGCTAAAACCCTTACTGCTGTTTCACTATGCCAGCGACTTGCCTGTTTACGCCACATCGCAAATTTACGGTGGCGTCCCTCAACCAGACAAAGACCATGATTTGAATGGCATTCATTTTACGGAAACGCCCTGGTTATTGAGCCAGTCATTGCCACTCAAACAAGATATTCGTTATGTCGCGGACACCACTCGCTATGAAAGACTGTATGCAATGGGCGCCGACGCTTACACTATCGCACCACGACTCAGCCTCATGCGGCAATTCCCTGACAGCCAGATACAAGGCGCAACAGGAAATCTATTTATGAATGACGCCCAGCAAATTCGCCGCATTCTGGAATGGGCGATCTTTGAGAGAGGCGTGGCGAAAGCAGAGTTAAACAGCCCAGAGCCAATCTCTCAATAA
- the rsmI gene encoding 16S rRNA (cytidine(1402)-2'-O)-methyltransferase: MSEAKGVLYIVATPIGNLDDMTPRAVAILKSVDLIAAEDTRHSGKLLSHFGVDAPMTSLHQFNEESKTERLLSELAVGKSIALISDAGTPLISDPGFPLVRATREAGFVVTPVPGACALVAALSASGMPSERFVFEGFLPAKGSGRRGRLQELTEEPRTMVFYESPHRILAMMEDLEAVMGPAREVVIARELTKTFETIKAGCVQEVKAWMLADGNQQRGEFVVLVKGERKEQGDSVEIKVSQLLQALLKELPVKKAAALASSLTGVGKNELYQQALALKGE, from the coding sequence ATGAGCGAAGCAAAGGGTGTTTTATACATAGTAGCGACCCCAATTGGTAATTTGGATGACATGACTCCCAGGGCGGTCGCGATCTTGAAGTCGGTGGACCTGATTGCGGCGGAAGACACTCGGCACAGCGGCAAGTTATTGAGTCATTTTGGCGTTGATGCGCCGATGACCTCTTTGCATCAATTCAATGAAGAGTCGAAAACAGAGCGTTTGTTGTCAGAGCTGGCGGTAGGGAAATCTATCGCTCTGATATCTGATGCCGGGACGCCGCTGATATCGGATCCAGGGTTTCCCTTGGTGCGGGCGACCAGAGAGGCGGGCTTCGTCGTCACGCCAGTACCCGGCGCCTGTGCGCTGGTGGCGGCTTTGTCCGCCTCAGGTATGCCGAGTGAACGGTTTGTCTTTGAGGGGTTTCTGCCCGCCAAGGGTTCCGGACGACGTGGGCGTTTGCAGGAGCTGACTGAAGAGCCTCGGACGATGGTGTTTTATGAGTCTCCTCACCGGATCTTGGCGATGATGGAAGATTTAGAGGCTGTGATGGGGCCCGCCAGGGAGGTGGTGATCGCCAGAGAGTTGACCAAAACCTTTGAGACGATAAAGGCTGGCTGCGTTCAGGAGGTTAAAGCCTGGATGCTGGCGGATGGAAATCAGCAGCGCGGTGAGTTCGTCGTGTTGGTGAAGGGGGAGCGTAAAGAGCAAGGCGACTCTGTGGAAATCAAAGTCTCGCAACTGTTGCAGGCGTTGCTTAAAGAATTGCCTGTTAAAAAGGCGGCGGCGCTGGCGTCTTCATTGACGGGAGTCGGTAAAAATGAGCTTTATCAGCAGGCGCTGGCCTTAAAGGGCGAGTAA